In one Dermacentor variabilis isolate Ectoservices chromosome 4, ASM5094787v1, whole genome shotgun sequence genomic region, the following are encoded:
- the LOC142577876 gene encoding uncharacterized protein LOC142577876, translated as MVFFMESIALRVTDRPTDQRTDLLVCEERYGSRRQALQTWQNGDDGVLDTKVAACQVPGSMSPQAVTLVQTSPHAPSGSPRLANVIRASNPACPRLQRSFTEIRLANAERASDGCPSASSPTRYTGVDSRCDMELQQRPPPSLVLPQNELSRHRAHYGSFEELSWLRECFSAEEWASLRSLWPTPTQGVGWYRDGKQSWADTTTCAPATAAKAGPVPLTVPWSSSMTLTAIHHISAARKWAVIIGPEAPDNEPRSRLLLSVPQIALNAASTVTLEELLTGAIPMRYRPGGRLVPLESHKKLAG; from the exons TGTGTGAGGAAAGATACGGAAGCAGACGGCAAGCGTTGCAGACGTGGCAGAACGGAGATGATGGCGTCCTGGACACAAAAGTAGCGGCCTGCCAAGTTCCTGGCTCAATGTCGCCGCAGGCTGTCACCTTGGTACAGACGTCACCTCACGCTCCCTCCGGCAGCCCGAGGTTGGCGAACGTCATAAGGGCGTCCAACCCTGCCTGTCCCAGACTCCAGAGGTCCTTTACCGAGATTCGCCTGGCAAACGCCGAAAGGGCGTCCGATGGTTGCCCGTCTGCATCCAGCCCGACGCGTTACACCGGTGTCGACAGTCGATGTGACATGGAACTACAGCAGCGTCCACCACCGTCGTTGGTACTTCCGCAA AATGAGCTGTCCCGCCACAGAGCTCACTATGGTTCTTTCGAGGAACTCAGCTGGCTGCGAGAGTGCTTCAGCGCAGAGGAATGGGCTTCCCTGCGGAGCCTGTGGCCCACACCCACACAAGGTGTCGGGTGGTATCG cgacggcaaacaatcCTGGGCTGACACCACAACCTGCGCGCCAGCCACAGCGGCTAAAGCGGGTCCAGTTCCGCTGACGGTACCGTGGTCGTCGTCCATGACGCTCACGGCAATTCATCACATCAGTGCCGCGCGAAAGTGGGCGGTCATCATCGGGCCGGAAGCCCCGGACAACGAGCCTAGGTCCCGGCTCCTGCTGTCCGTGCCACAGATTGCTTTGAACGCGGCCTCCACCGTCACGCTGGAAGAGCTCTTGACTGGAGCCATACCAATGCGCTATCGGCCAGGCGGCCGCTTAGTGCCTCTGGAGAGCCACAAAAAGCTCGCTGGTTGA